One Oncorhynchus kisutch isolate 150728-3 linkage group LG13, Okis_V2, whole genome shotgun sequence DNA window includes the following coding sequences:
- the LOC109902606 gene encoding retinal Mueller cells isomerohydrolase: MVSRIEHPAGGYKKIFETCEELNEPIPAVVVGVIPEWLSGSLLRLGPGLFEVGAEPFYHLFDGQALMHKFDLKDGHVTYYRKFVKTDAYVRAMTEKRVVITEFGTAAYPDPCKNIFSRFFTYFKGIEVTDNCLVNVYPVGEDFYACTETNYITKVDPDTLETLKRVDLCDYLSVNGVTAHPHIESDGTVYNIGNCFGKNMSLAYNIVKIPPTPKDKSDPIAKSKVLVQLPSSERFKPSYVHSFGMTENYFVFVETPVKINLLKFLTAWSIWGTNYMDCFESNETMGTWFHLATKDPAEYIEHKFRTSAFNLFHHINSYEDDGFIVVDLCTWKGHEFVYNYLYLANLRENWEEVKKAAMRAPQPEVRRYVLPMDVHKEEQGKNLISLPYTTATAVMRSDGTIWLEPEVLFSGPRQAFEFPQINYSKFSGKNYSYAYGLGLNHFIPDRICKLNVKTKDTWVWQEPDSYPSEPIFVQTPDSVEEDDGVLLSIVVNPGADQRPGYLLILNARDLTEIARAEVEVIIPVTFHGMYKP, translated from the exons ATGGTTAGTCG AATTGAGCATCCGGCTGGTGGCTACAAGAAAATCTTTGAGACATGTGAAGAGTTGAATGAGCCTATTCCTGCTGTGGTTGTAG GTGTGATCCCAGAATGGCTGAGCGGCAGTCTGTTGCGTCTTGGACCCGGCCTGTTTGAGGTGGGGGCTGAGCCTTTCTACCACCTCTTTGATGGCCAGGCCCTCATGCACAAGTTTGACCTAAAGGACGGCCATGTGACATACTATCGGAA ATTTGTCAAAACAGATGCCTATGTGCGAGCCATGACGGAGAAAAGAGTGGTCATCACGGAGTTTGGAACAGCAGCCTACCCAGATCCTTGCAAAAATATATTCTCACG GTTTTTCACCTACTTCAAAGGGATTGAGGTGACAGATAATTGCTTAGTGAACGTGTACCCTGTTGGTGAGGATTTCTATGCCTGCACAGAAACCAACTACATCACCAAAGTCGACCCAGACACACTGGAGACTCTGAAAAGG GTGGACCTGTGTGACTACCTCTCGGTCAATGGAGTGACGGCTCATCCACACATTGAAAGTGATGGAACGGTGTACAACATTGGGAACTGTTTTGGGAAGaatatgtcactggcctacaacaTTGTCAAAATTCCTCCCACACCAAAAG ACAAGTCAGATCCCATTGCAAAGTCCAAGGTTCTTGTGCAGCTCCCCAGCAGTGAGCGATTCAAGCCCTCCTATGTTCACAG CTTTGGAATGACAGAAAACTACTTTGTCTTCGTTGAGACTCCAGTGAAGATAAACCTTCTAAAATTCTTGACCGCTTGGAGCATCTGGGGCACAAATTACATGGATTGCTTTGAGTCAAACGAAACCATGGGC ACATGGTTCCATCTGGCTACAAAGGACCCAGCTGAATACATAGAGCATAAATTCAGGACTTCTGCCTTCAATCTCTTCCATCACATCAACAGCTATGAGGACGATGGCTTCATCGTTGTTGACCTGTGTACTTGGAAAGG CCATGAGTTTGTCTACAACTACCTATATCTGGCCAACCTGCGGGAGAACTGGGAGGAAGTGAAGAAAGCTGCTATGAGGGCACCTCAGCCAGAGGTCCGGCGATACGTTCTGCCCATGGACGTCCACAAG GAGGAACAGGGGAAGAATCTGATATCCCTTCCATACACCACAGCCACTGCAGTGATGCGCAGCGATGGAACCATCTGGCTGGAGCCTGAGGTTCTGTTTTCTGGACCACGACAAG CTTTCGAGTTCCCTCAGATCAACTACAGTAAGTTCTCTGGGAAGAACTACAGCTATGCCTATGGACTGGGCCTGAACCACTTCATCCCTGACAGG ATCTGCAAACTGAATGTGAAGACTAAGGATACGTGGGTGTGGCAGGAGCCAGACTCTTACCCCTCAGAGCCCATCTTTGTGCAGACCCCAGATTCTGTGGAGGAAGATGACG GGGTGTTGTTGAGCATCGTGGTGAACCCTGGAGCAGACCAGAGGCCAGGGTATCTCCTCATCCTCAATGCCAGAGACCTGACAGAGATTGCACGGGCTGAGGTGGAGGTCATCATCCCTGTCACCTTCCATGGAATGTACAAGCCTTAG
- the si:ch211-198n5.11 gene encoding methylcrotonoyl-CoA carboxylase beta chain, mitochondrial has product MYSCLSRGLRTKGRLCPGYVSSQSPLWNVDPCTHMRPECCLHLRTSAGNLWQPLAHILSGQAKHLPVAAYLMSTSVHRRRLPSAFPVLDEALQPIHNDVFEANLRNSQACQERYIEYMEKVKKGGGENAVKRHTQRNKKMLVTDRLRMLFDDGYYFELSPFAGMGLPYGDIPSAGCLTGIGKINGLWCVFIANDATVSGGTAYPITVKKQLRAQDVAIQNRLPCVYLVDSGGAFLPLQSEIFPDKNQGGRTFYNEAIMSAMKIPQVSVVCGSCTAGGAYIPTMAEETVMVHRIGTIFLGGPPLVKAATGEEVSPENLGGATLHAEVSGCVDHFASVEKEAYETTRNIISTLNFELPEEDEAGVEEPLHSVEELMGLAPRDYEHSLEVKLILSRLTDGSKFQEFKARYGTTLVTGFARISRHQVGIVASNGALTHNASLKGSHFVQLCDQRDIPLIFLQNTVPMPELTLSQTQAETNANRLKAQGSMMSAVACASVPKITIVIGGCHGAESYAMCGRSFDPNFLFLWPNARVSLVAPGHSAALAQDEEDVEKINKRLEKESSAFFSSGRLWDDGVILPQDTRKVLSDCLKIIKQQEYQLSKEKIRTPVLRM; this is encoded by the exons ATGTACAGTTGCCTTTCAAG GGGTTTGAGGACCAAAGGCAGACTATGTCCAGGTTATGTCTCCTCTCAGTCACCTCTATGGAACGTTGACCCGTGCACACACATGCGTCCAGAATGCTGTTTACACTTAAGGACATCAGCAGGTAACCTATGGCAACCTTTGGCACACATTCTCTCAGGCCAAGCTAAGCACCTGCCAGTGGCAGCCTACTTGATGAGCACCAGTGTGCACAGAAGACGATTGCCAAGTGCCTTTCCAGTTTTAGATGAAGCCCTTCAGCCAATTCACAATGACGTATTTGAGGCTAACCTACGAAACAGCCAGGCATGCCAAGAAAG GTATATTGAATACATGGAGAAGGTGAAGAAGGGGGGTGGGGAGAATGCAGTAAAGAGGCACACCCAGAGAAACAAGAAGATGTTGGTTACGGACCGTCTTCGCATGCTGTTTGATGACGGATACTACTTTGAGCTGTCTCCCTTCGCTGGAATGGGCCTACCCTATGGAGACATCCCCTCAGCAGGCTGTCTCACTG GTATAGGTAAAATCAACgggttgtggtgtgtgtttatTGCCAATGATGCTACTGTGAGTGGTGGTACAGCCTATCCCATAACCGTCAAGAAGCAGCTCAGAGCCCAGGATGTAGCTATCCAGAACCGACTTCCTTGTGTCTACTTGGTGGATAGTGGAGGTGCATTCCTTCCTCTTCAG TCTGAGATTTTCCCTGATAAAAACCAAGGAGGACGTACTTTCTACAATGAAGCCATCATGTCTGCCATGAAGATCCCTCAG GTATCTGTGGTTTGTGGTTCATGTACAGCTGGCGGTGCATACATCCCCACTATGGCAGAAGAGACTGTGATGGTGCACCGGATCGGGACGATATTCCTGGGCGGACCGCCCTTGGTGAAAGCTGCCACAGGGGAAGAAGTCTCCCCAGAGAATCTGGGTGGGGCCACACTCCatgcaga AGTGAGCGGCTGTGTGGACCACTTTGCCTCTGTGGAGAAGGAGGCCTATGAAACCACACGTAACATAATCTCTACCCTCAACTTTGAGCTGCCCGAGGAGGACGAGGCAGGGGTGGAGGAGCCTCTACATAGTGTGGAGGAGTTGATGGGTCTGGCCCCACGGGACTATGAACACAGCCTGGAGGTCAAGCTG ATCCTGAGTCGGCTGACTGATGGCAGTAAGTTCCAGGAATTCAAGGCTCGATATGGAACAACCCTTGTGACTGGTTTTGCCAGAATTAGCAG GCATCAGGTTGGCATTGTGGCGAGCAATGGGGCGCTGACGCACAACGCATCATTAAAAGGCAGCCACTTTGTCCAGCTGTGTGACCAGCGAGACATCCCCCTGATATTCCTACAGAACACCGTCCCAATGCCAGAGCTGACCCTCTCCCAAACCCAG GCAGAGACCAACGCCAACAGACTGAAGGCTCAGGGTTCCATGATGTCAGCTGTGGCATGTGCCTCTGTTCCAAAAATCACCATCGTCATTGGGGGATGCCATGGCGCTGAAAGTTATGCTATG TGTGGCAGGTCATTTGACCCAAACTTCCTATTCCTTTGGCCCAATGCCAGAGTGTCCCTGGTGGCCCCTGGTCACTCTGCAGCTCTGGCACAAGACGAGGAGGATGTTGAGAAGATCAATAAGAG GTTGGAGAAGGAGAGCTCTGCATTCTTCTCGTCTGGCAGACTTTGGGACGATGGAGTGATTCTTCCCCAGGACACGAGGAAG GTTTTGAGTGATTGTCTGAAAATCATCAAACAACAGGAATACCAACTCTCCAAAGAGAAAATAAGGACTCCAGTACTCCGAATGTAA